The Haloplanus natans DSM 17983 DNA segment GGGCGTGTCGCTCGCCGTCGTCGCCGCCCTCGTCGTGCGGCGACGGGTCGGATGAGACGCTACCGTGGATACCGAATCAGGCCGACGGCGAGCAGACCGGCCGCGAACGAAGCGCCGACCCCGGCCGCCAGTTCCATCGGTGCGGACGAGGCGACGCCCACCGCGACGCCCCCGAACAGCGCGAGTCCCATCGCCCCGAGCAGGTAGTCGACGCGCCGTGGCATCTCTGGCGTCGAACGAACGCGCGAATCGGTCATCGTGGTAATTACATCTAATTAGAAACCGGTGTATCTTTCGGCACGTCGTCACTTCTTGGGGAGCGTTGCCACGAACTCTTCGGGGCCGCGTCGTTCGACCTCGTACCCGTCCTCGTCGAAGGCGTCGCGTTCGGCCCGGAACTCGTAGAAGAGGGGTTGTGGATCGTGGTCGTTGACGATGATCAGTTCCTCGCCGGCATCGAGTTCGTCGAAGGCGTCGTGGATGGTCGTGTGACGCTGGCTCGGCGGCAGGTCGCGGATATCGAGTCGG contains these protein-coding regions:
- a CDS encoding DUF2249 domain-containing protein encodes the protein MDRLDIRDLPPSQRHTTIHDAFDELDAGEELIIVNDHDPQPLFYEFRAERDAFDEDGYEVERRGPEEFVATLPKK